A stretch of the Medicago truncatula cultivar Jemalong A17 chromosome 5, MtrunA17r5.0-ANR, whole genome shotgun sequence genome encodes the following:
- the LOC11410897 gene encoding uncharacterized protein yields the protein MASNNYHVRSNSFPSQSHPNSTRIEQELTKMKTWEATSTSTSDSITNGLFLLEDLYISLEDLLNMTSTQKLVSHHQGEKFVEELLDGSMKMLDICGITRDTMLQIKENVQSLHSSLRRKKGDSSIEKSVAEYKFFTKKMKKNVTKLITSLKHMESKFGASSLLNKDQDLVAVITVLREVIAMNLSIFRSLFSFLVGSSSKSKATKWLKVAKLMQKRVTCEENMENFNELQCVEASLRTLSSEDSNVAHERFEAFENAIESIENGLENIFRRLVKTRVCLLNIMTLS from the coding sequence atgGCAAGCAACAATTACCATGTTCGCTCAAACAGTTTTCCTTCTCAATCTCATCCTAACTCCACAAGAATAGAACAAGAGCTAACCAAAATGAAGACATGGGAAGCCACATCAACATCCACATCTGATTCAATTACCAATGGCCTCTTCTTGCTTGAAGATTTGTATATATCTTTGGAAGATCTTCTAAATATGACATCAACACAGAAGCTTGTTTCTCACCATCAAGGTGAGAAATTTGTGGAAGAGTTGTTGGATGGTTCAATGAAAATGTTGGATATATGTGGCATTACAAGGGACACTATGttacaaattaaagaaaatgttcAATCACTTCACTCTTCTCTTAGAAGGAAAAAGGGAGATTCAAGCATTGAAAAAAGTGTAGCAGAATATAAATTTTTcacaaagaagatgaagaagaatgtcACAAAGTTGATCACATCTTTAAAACATATGGAAAGTAAATTTGGAGCTTCTTCACTTTTGAATAAAGATCAAGACCTTGTTGCAGTGATTACAGTTCTTAGAGAGGTCATTGCAATGAACTTGTCTATCTTTCGAtcccttttttctttcttggttGGATCTTCATCAAAGTCAAAGGCAACCAAATGGTTGAAAGTAGCAAAGTTGATGCAAAAGAGGGTAACATGCGAAGAGAACATGGAGAATTTCAATGAATTGCAGTGTGTTGAAGCATCTTTAAGAACCCTTTCAAGTGAAGATTCTAATGTTGCACATGAAAGATTTGAGGCTTTCGAGAATGCAATTGAAAGTATAGAAAATGGTTTAGAGAATATATTTAGGCGTTTGGTTAAAACTAGAGTTTGTCTTTTGAACATCATGACTCTATCTTAG